In Luteitalea sp. TBR-22, one genomic interval encodes:
- a CDS encoding ATPase domain-containing protein: protein MPTIDEWCPTGVEGLDHILGGGLPCGCVYLVQGDPGSGKTTLALQFLFEGLRRGESALYVTLSETRAELDRVARSHGWTLDDIALLELAAIEALLTPDAQTTVFHPSEMELNSVAQLVLDEARRIRPARVVFDSLSEFRLMADTQLRYRRQLLHLKQAFSALGSTVLLLDDKMDGARWGADPHILSLTHGVIEMEQLAPDYGRARRRVRVQKMRGVAFREGYHDYSIETGGLRTYPRLAATSHPVPFTREGVSSGLPELDALLGGGLDRGTTTLILGQAGTGKSTIALQFLTRLAARGEAGHLFAFDETRSIVLARADALGMQLSRHVDAGTIHLQQVDPAELSPGEFARRIVGAVEAGCKVVVIDSLNGYLNAMPGETYLSNQLHELSTYLNQQGVVTIFILAQHGLVAAAEAPVDLSYLADTVVSTRFFEASGRVRKALSVIKRRSGPHETTIRELALVGDEGLRIGAPLTEFQGVLTGMPAFRGDVTQMLD from the coding sequence ATGCCGACCATCGACGAGTGGTGCCCGACCGGTGTCGAGGGCCTCGACCACATCCTCGGCGGCGGACTCCCCTGCGGCTGCGTCTACCTGGTCCAGGGCGACCCGGGCTCCGGCAAGACGACGCTGGCGCTGCAGTTCCTGTTCGAGGGCCTGCGGCGCGGCGAGTCGGCCCTCTACGTGACGCTGTCGGAGACGCGCGCGGAGCTCGATCGGGTCGCGCGCTCGCACGGCTGGACGCTCGACGACATCGCGCTGCTCGAGCTCGCCGCCATCGAGGCACTGCTCACGCCGGACGCCCAGACCACGGTCTTCCATCCGTCGGAGATGGAGCTGAACAGCGTGGCGCAACTGGTGCTCGACGAGGCGCGCCGCATCAGGCCCGCGCGCGTCGTCTTCGACTCCCTCTCGGAGTTCCGGCTGATGGCGGACACGCAACTGCGCTATCGCCGTCAGCTCCTGCACCTCAAGCAGGCGTTCTCGGCGCTCGGCAGCACCGTGCTGCTGCTCGACGACAAGATGGACGGGGCGCGCTGGGGCGCCGACCCGCACATCCTGAGCCTCACGCACGGCGTCATCGAGATGGAACAGCTCGCCCCCGACTATGGACGGGCACGGCGGCGCGTGCGCGTGCAGAAGATGCGCGGCGTCGCCTTCCGCGAGGGCTACCACGACTACAGCATCGAGACCGGCGGGTTGCGCACCTATCCGCGGCTCGCGGCGACCTCGCATCCGGTGCCCTTCACGCGCGAGGGCGTGTCGAGCGGCCTGCCTGAGCTCGATGCCCTGCTCGGCGGCGGGCTCGACCGCGGCACCACCACGCTGATCCTCGGCCAGGCGGGCACGGGAAAGTCGACGATTGCGCTGCAGTTCCTGACGCGCCTGGCAGCACGGGGCGAGGCAGGACACCTGTTCGCCTTCGACGAGACCCGCAGCATCGTACTGGCCCGCGCCGACGCGCTGGGCATGCAGCTGTCCAGGCACGTGGACGCGGGCACGATCCACCTCCAGCAGGTCGATCCAGCGGAGCTGTCGCCCGGCGAGTTCGCGCGGCGCATCGTCGGCGCCGTGGAGGCCGGCTGCAAGGTCGTCGTGATCGACTCGCTGAACGGCTACCTCAACGCGATGCCAGGCGAGACGTACCTGAGCAACCAGCTCCACGAGCTCTCGACGTACCTGAACCAGCAGGGGGTCGTGACGATCTTCATCCTCGCGCAGCACGGGCTCGTGGCGGCCGCGGAGGCGCCCGTCGACCTGAGCTACCTGGCCGACACCGTCGTCAGCACGCGCTTCTTCGAGGCCTCGGGACGCGTGCGGAAGGCCCTGTCGGTCATCAAGCGCCGCAGCGGCCCGCACGAGACCACCATCAGGGAGCTCGCCCTGGTGGGCGACGAGGGCCTGCGGATCGGCGCGCCGCTGACCGAGTTCCAGGGCGTGCTGACCGGCATGCCGGCCTTCCGCGGCGACGTCACGCAGATGCTGGACTGA
- a CDS encoding NAD-dependent epimerase/dehydratase family protein, with protein sequence MQVILGANGVVGRELARRLPGHTDRVRQVARTPARVNETDELVAADLLDARATADAVAGADVAYLLAGLKYDARVWADQWPRVMRNAIDACKRHGAALVFFDNVYAYGRVDGPMTEATPYNPCSRKGEVRARIATTLMEEVARGDLRGMIVRAADFYGPGATLSLTHATVTERLKAGRTPQWIGNAQAVHTFTYTPDAAETVARLANRPEAYGQVWHALTSKEPITGEQYVRLACEIAARPYGLQVAPRWMLRLMGLFVPVLRENMEMMYQFEHDYRFDSTKAEQALGMTATSYRDGITATLRA encoded by the coding sequence ATGCAGGTCATCCTTGGCGCCAACGGCGTGGTCGGCCGCGAACTCGCCCGGCGCTTGCCGGGTCATACCGATCGAGTGCGGCAGGTGGCGCGCACGCCGGCCCGCGTCAACGAGACCGACGAGCTGGTCGCCGCCGATCTCCTCGACGCACGCGCTACCGCGGACGCCGTCGCGGGCGCCGACGTCGCCTACCTGCTCGCCGGCCTGAAGTACGACGCGCGCGTCTGGGCCGACCAGTGGCCGCGCGTGATGCGCAACGCCATCGACGCGTGCAAGCGTCACGGCGCCGCGCTCGTCTTCTTCGACAACGTCTACGCCTACGGGCGGGTCGACGGCCCGATGACCGAGGCGACCCCGTACAACCCGTGCAGCCGCAAGGGCGAGGTCCGGGCCCGCATCGCGACGACGCTGATGGAGGAAGTGGCGCGCGGCGACCTGCGCGGCATGATCGTCAGGGCCGCCGACTTCTACGGCCCCGGCGCCACGCTCAGTCTCACCCACGCGACCGTGACCGAACGCCTGAAGGCCGGCCGGACGCCGCAGTGGATCGGCAATGCGCAGGCCGTGCACACCTTCACCTACACGCCCGACGCCGCGGAAACGGTGGCGCGCCTGGCCAACCGCCCCGAGGCGTACGGGCAGGTGTGGCACGCCCTGACGAGCAAGGAGCCGATCACCGGGGAGCAGTACGTGCGCCTGGCGTGCGAGATCGCGGCGCGCCCCTACGGCCTGCAGGTCGCGCCGCGCTGGATGCTCCGGCTGATGGGGCTCTTCGTGCCGGTGCTGCGCGAGAACATGGAGATGATGTACCAGTTCGAGCACGACTACCGCTTCGACAGCACGAAGGCAGAACAGGCGTTGGGCATGACCGCGACGAGCTATCGCGACGGCATCACGGCGACGCTGCGCGCCTGA
- a CDS encoding trans-aconitate 2-methyltransferase produces MSLFYDELSEWWPLISPLTEYAEEAGEIARLIGERRPEARTLLELGSGGGHVAHHLKGRFDCVLTDASEPMLAMSGRVNPECVHVVGDMRTLRLDRTFDVVLAHDAIDYMTTEEDLRAAIRTAWTHLAPGGLVLLIPDDVAETFESGTDVSGSDGDDGRGARLFEWSDAPSAPGGPARVHYAFLLRRGDGSVQSFYERHEVGLFPRATWERLLGDQGFVVEVVEEQTTEDRAPRLFFVGHKPGAGRQPSTSIRRAASP; encoded by the coding sequence ATGAGCCTGTTCTACGACGAGCTCTCGGAGTGGTGGCCGCTGATCTCCCCGTTGACCGAGTACGCGGAGGAGGCCGGCGAGATCGCGCGACTCATCGGCGAGCGGCGGCCAGAGGCTCGCACCCTGCTAGAGCTCGGCAGCGGCGGCGGCCATGTCGCGCACCACCTGAAGGGCCGCTTCGACTGCGTGCTGACCGACGCCAGCGAGCCAATGCTCGCCATGTCGGGCCGCGTCAACCCCGAGTGCGTGCACGTGGTGGGCGACATGCGGACCCTGCGCCTCGACAGGACGTTCGACGTCGTCCTCGCGCACGACGCCATCGACTACATGACCACGGAGGAGGACCTGCGCGCGGCGATCCGCACGGCGTGGACGCACCTGGCGCCAGGCGGCCTGGTGCTGCTCATTCCCGACGACGTCGCCGAGACGTTCGAGTCCGGCACTGACGTCTCCGGCAGTGATGGCGACGATGGGCGCGGGGCCAGGCTGTTCGAGTGGTCGGATGCGCCATCGGCCCCGGGCGGTCCCGCGCGCGTGCACTACGCGTTCCTGTTGCGCCGCGGGGACGGCAGCGTGCAGTCGTTCTACGAACGCCACGAGGTGGGGCTCTTCCCACGCGCCACGTGGGAACGGCTCCTCGGCGATCAGGGATTCGTTGTCGAGGTGGTCGAGGAGCAGACAACGGAGGACCGCGCGCCGCGCCTCTTCTTCGTCGGCCACAAGCCCGGGGCCGGCCGTCAGCCCTCGACGAGCATCAGGCGCGCAGCGTCGCCGTGA
- a CDS encoding 3-ketoacyl-ACP reductase, with product MPATSHRPVAIVTGAARGIGRACALALAAGGFDIVLADLVLDDPLRETCREVEGLGVEAAAIAIDVARIEQHEALVGAAVSRWGRLDCLVNNAGVGVRSRGDLLDVTPESFDRCLAVNTRAVFFLSQVAARHMLAQGEIAGQHRSIVNVTSSNAVAVSIARGEYCVSKAASSMTTQLFALRLADAGIGVYEVRPGIIATAMTQPVRAQYDEAIAGGLVPARRWGQPEDVASTVRAMAEGRLIYTVGQAVTVDGGLTVPRF from the coding sequence GTGCCTGCCACGTCCCACCGACCTGTCGCGATCGTCACCGGCGCCGCGCGCGGCATCGGGCGGGCGTGCGCGCTGGCGCTCGCCGCCGGTGGCTTCGACATCGTGTTGGCGGATCTCGTGCTCGACGATCCACTGCGCGAGACGTGCCGCGAGGTCGAGGGGCTCGGCGTCGAGGCGGCGGCGATCGCCATCGATGTCGCGCGGATCGAGCAGCACGAGGCGCTGGTCGGTGCGGCCGTGTCGCGCTGGGGCCGTCTCGATTGCCTCGTGAACAACGCCGGCGTCGGCGTGCGGTCGCGCGGCGACCTGCTCGACGTCACGCCCGAGAGCTTCGACCGCTGCCTGGCGGTCAACACGCGCGCGGTCTTCTTCCTTTCGCAGGTCGCCGCACGCCACATGCTGGCGCAGGGCGAGATCGCCGGCCAGCACCGCAGCATCGTCAACGTCACCTCGAGCAACGCCGTGGCCGTGTCCATCGCGCGCGGCGAGTACTGCGTGTCGAAGGCCGCATCGAGCATGACGACGCAGTTGTTCGCGCTGCGGCTCGCGGACGCCGGCATCGGCGTGTACGAGGTGCGCCCCGGCATCATCGCCACCGCCATGACGCAGCCGGTCCGAGCCCAGTACGACGAGGCGATCGCAGGCGGCCTGGTGCCGGCACGCCGTTGGGGCCAGCCGGAGGACGTCGCATCCACGGTGCGGGCGATGGCCGAGGGACGACTGATCTACACGGTCGGACAGGCCGTCACCGTCGACGGTGGGCTCACGGTGCCGAGATTCTGA
- a CDS encoding sugar phosphate isomerase/epimerase: MRDLRQHREALALNTATLGHRSPIEEVIDRCAEAGFGAIAPWRRDLDGRRPADVAARLRDRGLVVTGYCRSTYFTHASESERRAAIDDNARALDEAAELGAVSFVLVVGGVPEGLRDITAARQQAIDGVGALLERARAAGVSLAIEPIHPMGAAARAVVNTLAQALDWCDVLDPERAGGLGVMVDAYHVWWDPALETGITRACRDGRVLGYHVSDWLRETRDLVTDRGMMGDGVIELRRIRGLLEDAGYTGPVEVEIFSATDWWVRPEREVLQTCMSRLLDVC, translated from the coding sequence ATGCGCGACCTCCGACAGCACCGGGAGGCCCTCGCGCTCAACACCGCGACGCTCGGCCATCGCAGCCCGATCGAGGAGGTCATCGACCGGTGCGCCGAGGCCGGCTTCGGGGCGATCGCGCCGTGGCGACGCGATCTCGATGGGCGCCGCCCGGCCGACGTGGCGGCCCGCCTGCGCGACCGGGGACTCGTGGTGACCGGGTACTGTCGCTCCACGTACTTCACGCACGCCTCGGAGTCCGAGCGTCGCGCGGCCATCGACGACAACGCCCGGGCCCTCGACGAGGCCGCCGAGCTCGGCGCCGTGAGCTTCGTGCTCGTGGTCGGCGGCGTGCCGGAGGGCCTGCGGGACATCACTGCGGCGCGGCAGCAGGCCATCGACGGCGTGGGCGCGCTGCTCGAGCGCGCTCGCGCAGCGGGCGTGTCGCTGGCGATCGAGCCGATCCACCCGATGGGCGCGGCGGCGCGCGCCGTGGTCAACACGCTCGCGCAGGCGCTCGACTGGTGCGACGTGCTCGACCCCGAGCGTGCCGGCGGGCTCGGCGTGATGGTCGATGCGTACCACGTATGGTGGGATCCCGCGCTCGAGACGGGCATCACGCGGGCGTGCCGTGACGGGCGCGTGCTCGGCTACCACGTGTCGGACTGGTTGCGCGAGACGCGAGATCTCGTCACCGATCGCGGCATGATGGGCGACGGCGTGATCGAGCTGCGGCGGATCCGCGGGCTGCTCGAGGACGCCGGGTACACCGGGCCGGTGGAAGTCGAGATCTTCTCGGCGACCGACTGGTGGGTGCGTCCCGAGCGCGAGGTGCTCCAGACCTGCATGTCGCGCCTGCTCGACGTCTGCTGA
- a CDS encoding enoyl-CoA hydratase/isomerase family protein gives MTHDTTVLVTRHERWLEIVLNRPEKGNALTMPMLAAIGTAVDDAARDRDLRAVVLCAAGERHFCTGGDIAAWGSLSPLDMAREWIERGADVLARIAALPMPVLAEINGHTIGGGLELALAADLRVAVAGATFGTPEVGLGMIPGWGGVGRLAEVVGPGRAAHLTLLGTPISAEEALSWGLVTAVAPDHAALVAQRAAWVETLCGRAPVAVALVKGLLAASRRDMRHQHASAAAQAAATDDCREGVRAFAEKRRPAFTNT, from the coding sequence ATGACTCACGACACGACGGTTCTCGTCACGCGGCACGAGCGATGGCTCGAGATCGTGCTCAATCGTCCCGAGAAGGGCAACGCGCTGACGATGCCGATGCTCGCGGCGATCGGCACGGCGGTCGACGACGCCGCGCGCGACCGTGACCTGCGGGCCGTGGTGCTGTGTGCGGCCGGCGAGCGGCACTTCTGCACCGGCGGCGACATCGCGGCGTGGGGCAGCCTGTCGCCGCTCGACATGGCGCGCGAATGGATCGAGCGTGGCGCCGACGTCCTGGCGCGCATCGCCGCCCTGCCGATGCCCGTCCTCGCGGAGATCAACGGCCACACGATTGGGGGCGGGCTCGAACTGGCGCTCGCCGCCGACCTGCGCGTCGCCGTGGCCGGCGCGACGTTCGGGACGCCGGAGGTCGGGTTGGGCATGATCCCGGGGTGGGGCGGCGTGGGACGGCTGGCGGAGGTCGTCGGGCCCGGTCGTGCCGCGCACCTCACCCTCCTGGGCACGCCCATCAGCGCCGAGGAGGCTCTTTCCTGGGGCCTGGTGACGGCGGTCGCGCCCGACCACGCCGCCCTCGTCGCGCAGCGTGCAGCCTGGGTGGAGACGCTCTGTGGCCGAGCGCCGGTGGCCGTGGCCCTGGTGAAGGGCCTGCTCGCCGCATCCCGCCGCGACATGCGGCACCAGCATGCGTCGGCAGCCGCGCAGGCCGCTGCCACCGACGACTGCCGCGAGGGGGTCCGCGCCTTCGCCGAGAAGCGCCGCCCCGCGTTCACGAACACGTGA
- a CDS encoding acyl CoA:acetate/3-ketoacid CoA transferase, translating to MSATRFLSADEAASLVNDGATVAVSGNGAGMISAEAILAALERRFLATGHPRDLTLVHSLGLGDRESRGTNRLAHEGMLRRVIAGHFTWSPRIQQLVRDEKIEAYCLPGGVIQHLLREIGAGRPGLFTHSGLGTFVDPRHDGGRCNARSRDTLVELLTIDGREVLHYKPFRVDVAIVRGTFADARGNVSPEGEAIDMDVHSMALAAHNSGGIVLAQVRQVVEPGALHARHVRIPGIMVDAVVVDAGQEQFYGLGYDDTVSGARRALLRQGDVALPDRLERRIVARRAAMELREGASLNFGFGMPGGIFGVIAEQGLGPTLWMSVEQGTHNGAMLDDRLFGAARNADAIVPSVEQFDYYSGGGIDIAFLGMGEADAAGNVNVSHLGGTLIGPGGFIEIAQNAKKVVFCGAFDAQGSRIAFADGRLSIVAPGKVRKFVERVDRITFSGEYARRNGQEVLYVTERAVFRLTAAGLALIEIAPGLDLDRDVLAHMDFRPDTSDVGRMPQDVFR from the coding sequence ATGTCCGCCACGCGATTCCTGTCTGCCGATGAGGCCGCCTCGCTCGTGAACGACGGCGCCACCGTCGCCGTCAGCGGCAACGGCGCCGGCATGATCTCGGCCGAGGCCATCCTCGCGGCGCTCGAGCGCCGCTTCCTCGCCACCGGACACCCACGCGACCTCACGCTGGTGCACTCGCTCGGGCTGGGCGACCGCGAATCGCGGGGCACCAACCGGCTGGCGCACGAAGGCATGTTGCGGCGGGTGATCGCGGGGCACTTCACGTGGTCGCCACGCATCCAGCAGCTGGTGCGCGACGAGAAGATCGAGGCCTACTGCCTGCCGGGCGGCGTCATCCAGCACCTGCTGCGCGAAATCGGCGCCGGCCGGCCAGGCCTGTTCACCCACTCCGGACTCGGCACGTTCGTCGACCCGCGGCACGACGGCGGACGCTGCAACGCGCGCAGCCGTGACACGCTCGTCGAGCTGCTGACCATCGACGGCCGCGAGGTGCTGCATTACAAGCCGTTCAGGGTCGACGTCGCGATCGTCCGCGGCACCTTCGCCGACGCGCGTGGCAACGTCAGCCCCGAGGGCGAGGCCATCGACATGGACGTGCACTCGATGGCGCTCGCCGCGCACAACAGCGGCGGCATCGTGCTCGCGCAGGTGCGGCAGGTGGTCGAGCCTGGCGCCCTGCACGCGCGGCACGTACGCATCCCCGGCATCATGGTCGACGCGGTGGTCGTCGATGCAGGGCAGGAGCAGTTCTACGGCCTCGGCTACGACGACACGGTGAGTGGCGCGCGGCGTGCGTTGCTGCGCCAGGGTGACGTGGCGCTGCCCGACAGGCTCGAACGCCGGATCGTGGCGCGACGTGCCGCGATGGAACTGCGCGAAGGGGCGTCGCTCAACTTCGGGTTCGGCATGCCGGGTGGCATCTTCGGCGTGATTGCGGAGCAGGGCCTCGGCCCGACGCTGTGGATGAGCGTCGAGCAGGGCACCCACAACGGCGCGATGCTCGACGATCGGTTGTTCGGCGCCGCGCGCAACGCCGACGCCATCGTGCCGTCGGTGGAGCAGTTCGACTACTACAGCGGCGGTGGCATCGACATCGCCTTCCTCGGCATGGGCGAGGCCGACGCGGCCGGCAACGTCAACGTGTCGCACCTCGGCGGCACGCTGATCGGCCCGGGCGGCTTCATCGAGATCGCGCAGAACGCCAAGAAGGTCGTGTTCTGCGGCGCCTTCGACGCGCAGGGATCGCGCATCGCGTTCGCCGACGGGCGACTGTCGATCGTCGCGCCCGGCAAGGTCCGCAAGTTCGTGGAGCGCGTCGACCGGATCACGTTCAGCGGCGAGTACGCGCGGCGCAACGGGCAGGAGGTGCTGTACGTCACCGAGCGCGCGGTGTTCCGTCTGACGGCCGCCGGCCTGGCGCTGATCGAGATCGCGCCAGGGCTCGACCTCGACCGCGACGTGCTCGCGCACATGGACTTCCGTCCAGACACCTCGGACGTCGGCCGGATGCCCCAGGACGTGTTCAGGTAG
- a CDS encoding dienelactone hydrolase family protein has translation MCDQDQFEHDRLEYEARGLVTRRQFGVLLGAGVSMMLPRVAGAVTVTQSDVSITTPDGTCDAFFVHPATGQSPAVLVWPDIFGLRPAFRQMGTRLAESGYAVLVVNPFYRVKKAPTAEQGGATPIDQVRPLAQGLNEATHMTDAKAFIAWLDQQKPVARGRKVGTQGYCMGGPMAFRTAAAVPDRVGAVASFHGGGLVTQAPNSPHLQAAATRAQFLVAIAENDDKRAPTEKDALRETFTKANLPAEIEVYAAAHGWCPPDSRVYNEPLAEKAWARLLALYAKALV, from the coding sequence ATGTGTGATCAGGACCAGTTCGAGCACGATCGGCTCGAGTACGAAGCGCGCGGCCTGGTGACGCGGCGCCAGTTCGGGGTGCTGCTCGGCGCCGGCGTGTCGATGATGCTGCCGCGCGTCGCCGGTGCGGTGACCGTGACCCAGAGCGACGTGAGCATCACGACGCCCGACGGCACGTGCGATGCCTTCTTCGTGCACCCGGCCACCGGGCAGTCGCCCGCCGTGCTGGTGTGGCCCGACATCTTCGGGCTGCGTCCGGCGTTCCGGCAGATGGGCACGCGGCTGGCCGAGTCGGGCTACGCCGTCCTGGTCGTCAACCCGTTCTATCGCGTCAAGAAAGCCCCGACCGCCGAGCAGGGCGGCGCGACGCCGATCGACCAGGTGCGGCCGCTCGCGCAGGGCCTCAACGAGGCCACGCACATGACCGACGCGAAGGCCTTCATCGCCTGGCTCGACCAGCAGAAGCCGGTCGCGCGCGGTCGCAAGGTCGGCACGCAGGGCTACTGCATGGGCGGCCCCATGGCGTTCCGCACCGCGGCGGCCGTGCCCGATCGGGTCGGCGCCGTGGCCTCGTTCCACGGTGGCGGCCTGGTGACGCAGGCGCCCAACAGCCCGCACCTGCAGGCGGCGGCGACCCGCGCGCAGTTCCTGGTCGCGATCGCCGAGAACGACGACAAGCGCGCGCCCACCGAGAAGGACGCGCTGCGCGAGACGTTCACGAAGGCGAACCTGCCCGCCGAGATCGAGGTATACGCCGCGGCGCACGGCTGGTGCCCGCCTGATTCCCGCGTGTACAACGAGCCACTGGCCGAGAAGGCGTGGGCCCGCCTGCTCGCGCTGTACGCCAAGGCCCTGGTGTAA
- a CDS encoding VOC family protein produces MNPVGWFEIYVQDLDRARRFYEQVMQVSLQPMPDPSGEGVEMLAFPMDSQGPGASGALVRMAGVPSGGSTLVYFVCEDCGETAERVAAAGGTVHRPKMSIGQFGFIALAIDTEGNMIGLHSGK; encoded by the coding sequence ATGAATCCAGTCGGATGGTTCGAGATCTACGTGCAGGACCTCGATCGGGCGCGGCGCTTCTACGAGCAGGTGATGCAGGTGTCGCTGCAGCCGATGCCCGATCCGTCGGGCGAGGGCGTGGAGATGCTCGCCTTCCCCATGGACTCGCAGGGCCCCGGCGCATCGGGGGCGCTGGTCAGGATGGCTGGCGTCCCGTCGGGCGGCAGCACGCTGGTGTACTTCGTCTGCGAGGACTGCGGCGAGACTGCCGAGCGCGTCGCCGCCGCCGGCGGCACCGTGCATCGCCCGAAGATGTCGATCGGCCAGTTCGGATTCATCGCGCTGGCGATCGACACCGAAGGCAACATGATCGGGCTGCACTCGGGCAAGTGA
- the msrB gene encoding peptide-methionine (R)-S-oxide reductase MsrB — protein MLTWRDVLARARDGNPAPARRVERTDEEWRAQLSPEQFHVTRQHGTERAFSSEMCSRFEPGRYACVCCGTLLFDAATKFESGTGWPSFTQPVEPDVIAYTADHSYGMVRVETTCATCDAHLGHVFPDGPAPSGLRYCMNAVALDKLTDLP, from the coding sequence GTGCTGACCTGGAGAGACGTACTCGCCCGCGCCCGCGACGGCAACCCCGCGCCGGCGCGACGCGTCGAGCGCACCGACGAGGAGTGGCGGGCGCAGTTGAGCCCGGAGCAGTTCCATGTGACGCGCCAGCACGGCACCGAGCGCGCGTTCAGCTCCGAGATGTGCAGCCGGTTCGAGCCCGGTCGCTATGCCTGCGTGTGCTGCGGGACGCTGTTGTTCGACGCCGCGACCAAGTTCGAGTCGGGCACCGGCTGGCCGTCGTTCACGCAGCCGGTCGAGCCGGACGTGATCGCCTACACCGCCGATCACTCCTATGGCATGGTGCGCGTCGAGACCACCTGCGCGACCTGTGATGCCCATCTCGGGCACGTGTTCCCGGACGGCCCGGCGCCGAGCGGCCTTCGCTACTGCATGAACGCGGTGGCGCTCGACAAGCTCACCGACCTCCCCTGA
- a CDS encoding LysR family transcriptional regulator, with product MSVELRHLQAFVVLAEELNFTRAAARLHVVQQALSTRIRQLEDDLGVTLFTRTTRHVALTPAGETLLTHVPAALQGVASALDQARQATGAERGSLVLGLLATAPLDFTPRLLRALAAEYPHIDVTMRNVAFDDPTGGVRAGETDVALVWRPFDERDVACAPLFADARVAVLPADHPLTASGLVEAEALAAEPFVWVDDMDSVARDFWTLAEVRQGRPPRIGAHVTGFEDLFAAVRAGRAVAACPASVTDALPWRDVVTRPVRGLGPAIVAACWRRTDANPLVQAVVACAQRLAQGAPDADAPVPAPAAAPRRAARRRRN from the coding sequence GTGAGTGTCGAACTCCGGCACCTGCAGGCATTCGTCGTCCTGGCCGAGGAGCTGAACTTCACGCGCGCGGCGGCGCGGCTGCATGTCGTGCAGCAGGCGCTCAGCACCCGCATCCGTCAACTCGAGGACGACCTCGGCGTGACGCTGTTCACGCGCACCACCCGGCACGTCGCCCTGACACCGGCTGGGGAGACGTTGCTGACCCACGTGCCCGCCGCCCTGCAGGGCGTCGCCTCGGCGCTGGATCAGGCACGGCAGGCGACCGGGGCCGAGCGTGGTTCGTTGGTCCTGGGCCTGCTGGCCACGGCGCCACTCGACTTCACCCCGCGGCTGCTGCGTGCCCTGGCCGCCGAGTACCCGCACATCGACGTGACGATGCGGAACGTCGCCTTCGACGATCCGACCGGCGGCGTGCGCGCCGGTGAGACCGACGTCGCCCTCGTGTGGCGGCCGTTCGACGAGCGTGACGTCGCCTGCGCGCCGCTGTTTGCCGACGCGCGGGTCGCCGTGTTGCCGGCCGACCATCCGCTCACCGCGTCGGGGCTGGTCGAAGCCGAGGCCCTGGCGGCCGAACCGTTCGTCTGGGTTGACGACATGGATTCGGTCGCGCGGGACTTCTGGACCCTCGCCGAGGTGCGCCAGGGACGCCCGCCGAGGATCGGCGCGCACGTCACGGGCTTCGAGGATCTGTTCGCCGCCGTGCGGGCGGGCCGCGCCGTGGCGGCCTGTCCGGCGTCGGTGACCGACGCGCTGCCGTGGCGCGACGTCGTGACGCGGCCGGTGCGCGGCCTCGGTCCGGCCATCGTCGCCGCGTGCTGGCGGCGGACCGACGCCAACCCGCTCGTACAGGCGGTCGTGGCCTGCGCGCAGCGGCTGGCGCAGGGCGCTCCGGACGCCGACGCGCCCGTGCCTGCCCCGGCGGCGGCGCCCCGCCGCGCCGCTCGCCGCCGGCGCAACTGA
- a CDS encoding cupin domain-containing protein: MTTLITPAAPLTPSPAAVDWHMGALMTWHVTAADSAGALSLGEVLVRQGGEPPLHVHAHEDETWFVLDGAVLFQRGAERLLASAGDAVLMPRGIAHGFAVLTPTARLLHAYTPGGLDEAFRAVSTPAEWPGLPEAPGVPDAAVLERMAAVFGAHGVTFVGPPLPVVIAAEDGGGHPPRQ; this comes from the coding sequence ATGACGACCCTGATCACGCCTGCCGCCCCGCTCACGCCCAGCCCCGCCGCCGTCGACTGGCACATGGGGGCGCTCATGACCTGGCACGTCACTGCGGCCGACAGCGCCGGCGCCCTGTCACTCGGGGAGGTGCTCGTGCGGCAGGGCGGCGAGCCGCCCCTGCATGTCCACGCGCACGAGGACGAGACCTGGTTCGTGCTCGACGGAGCCGTGCTCTTCCAGCGCGGGGCCGAGCGACTCCTCGCCTCGGCCGGCGATGCGGTGCTGATGCCACGTGGCATCGCACACGGCTTCGCCGTGCTCACGCCGACGGCGCGCCTGCTGCACGCCTACACGCCGGGCGGCCTCGACGAGGCGTTCCGGGCGGTGAGCACGCCGGCTGAATGGCCGGGGCTTCCGGAGGCGCCTGGCGTGCCCGACGCCGCCGTGCTCGAACGGATGGCGGCGGTGTTCGGCGCGCACGGCGTGACGTTCGTCGGGCCGCCCCTGCCGGTGGTGATCGCGGCCGAGGACGGCGGCGGCCATCCTCCACGCCAGTGA